In one window of Macaca thibetana thibetana isolate TM-01 chromosome 5, ASM2454274v1, whole genome shotgun sequence DNA:
- the DSPP gene encoding dentin sialophosphoprotein: MKIIAYFCIWAVAWAIPVPQSKPLERHVEKSMNLHLLARSNVSEQDKLNASGTIKESGVPVHEGDKGRQENTQDGHKREGNGSEWAEVGGKSFSTYSTLAYEEGNIEGWNGDTGKAETYDHDGIHGKEENTTANGIQGQVSIIDNAGTTNRSNTDGNTDKNTPNGDVGDAGRNEDATVVQEDGPQVAGSNNSTDNEDEIIENSCGNEGNTSEITPQINSNRNGTKEAEVTPSTREDAGLDNSDGSPSGNGADEDEDKGSGDDEDEETGNGKDSNDNSKGQEGQDSQDHGKEDDHDSSTGQNSESNEDYDPEGKEDPHNNADGDNTSKSEENSASILEDNGSQRMEDTQKLNHRESKGVENGITKESEPHAVGKSQDKGIEIKGPSSGNRNITKEVGKVNEDKEDKGQHGMILGKGNVKTQGEVDNIEGPGQKPEPGNKVGHSHTGSDSNSDGYDSYDFDDKSMQGDDPNSSDESNGNDDANSESDNDSSSRGDASYNSDESKDNGNGSHSKGEEDDDSDSTSDTNNSDSNGNGNNGNDDNDKSDGGKGKSDSSDSSDSSDSDSSDSSNSSDSSDSSDSDSSDSDSSDSNSSSDSSDSSDSDSSDSNSSSDSDSSDSDSSDSNSSSDSDSSDSNSSSDSSDSSDSDSSDSNSSSDSSDSSDSDSSDSNSSSDSSDSSDSDSSDSNSSSDSSDSSDSDSSDSNSSSDSSDSSDSSDSSDSSDSSDSDSSDSSDSDSSDSSDSDSSDSSNSSDSSDSNSSDSSDSSDSSNSSDSSDSSNSDSSDSSDNSDSKSDSNKSDSSDSDSKSDSSDSNSSDSSDNSDSSDSSNSSDSSDSSDSSDSESSSSSDSSNSSDSSDSSDSSNSSDSSNSSDHSDSSDSSDSSDNSNSSDSSDSSDSSDSSDSSDSSDSSDSSNSSDSSNSSDSSDSSDSSDSSDSSDSSDSSDSSDSSDSSDSSDSSDSSDSSDSSNSSDSSNSSDSSNSSDSSNSSDSGDSNDSSNSSDSSDSSNSSDSSDSSNSSDSSDSSDSSDSSDSSDSSDSSDSSDSSDSSDSSDSSDSSDSSDSSDSSDSSDSDSSDSDSSDSSDSSDSSNSDSSNSSDSSESSDSSDSSDSSESSDSSDSSDSSESSDSSDSDSSDSSDSSDSSDSSDSSDSSNSSDSSDSDSSDSSDSSDSSNSSDSSDSSDSSDSSDSSNSSDSSDSSDSSDSSDSSNSSDSSNSSDSSDSSDSTSDSSDESDNQSKSGNGNNNGSDSDSDSEGSDSNHSTSDD; encoded by the exons atgaagataattgcATATTTTTGCATTTGGGCAGTAGCATGGGCCATTCCA GTTCCTCAAAGCAAACCACTGGAGAGGCATGTCGAAAAGTCCATGAATTTGCATCTCTTAGCAAGATCAAACGTGTCAGAACAG gataaGTTAAATGCCAGTGGAACCATCAAAGAAAGTGGTGTCCCCGTGCATGAAGGTGATAAAGGAAGGCAAGAGAATACCCAAGATGGTCACAAGAGAGAAGGGAATGGCTCTGAGTGGGCAGAAGTAGGAGGGAAGAGTTTTTCTACATATTCCACATTAGCATACGAAGAGGGGAATATTGAGGGCTGGAATGGGGACACAGGAAAAGCAGAAACGTATGATCATGATGGAATACACGGGAAAGAAGAAAACACCACAGCAAATGGCATCCAGGGACAAGTAAGCATCATTGACAATGCCGGAACCACAAACAGAAGCAACACTGATGGAAATACTGATAAGAATACCCCAAATGGGGATGTTGGAGATGCAGGTCGCAATGAAGATGCCACTGTTGTCCAAGAAGATggaccccaagtagctggaagcaATAACAGTACAGACAATGAGGATGAAATAATTGAGAATTCCTGTGGAAATGAGGGTAATACAAGTGAAATAACACCTCAGATCAACAGCAACAGAAATGggactaaggaggctgaggtaacaCCCAGCACCAGAGAAGATGCAGGCCTGGATAATTCCGATGGGAGTCCTAGTGGGAATGGAGCAGATGAGGATGAAGACAAGGGTTctggtgatgatgaagatgaagaaacaggtAATGGAAAAGACAGTAATGATAACAGCAAGGGACAGGAGGGCCAGGACAGCCAGGACCACGGGAAAGAAGATGATCATGATAGTAGCACAGGTCAAAATTCGGAGAGTAATGAAGATTATGACCCTGAAGGCAAAGAAGATCCCCATAATAACGCTGACGGAGACAACACCTCCAAGAGTGAGGAGAATTCTGCTAGTATTCTGGAAGACAATGGCAGCCAAAGAATGGAGGACACCCAGAAGCTCAACCACAGAGAAAGCAAAGGTGTAGAAAACGGAATCACCAAAGAATCAGAGCCACACGCTGTTGGGAAGAGCCAAGATAAG GGAATAGAAATCAAAGGTCCTAGCAGTGGCAACAGAAATATTACCAAAGAAGTTGGGAAAGTCAATGAAGATAAAGAGGATAAAGGACAACATGGAATGATCTTGGGCAAAGGAAATGTCAAGACACAAGGAGAGGTTGACAACATAGAAGGACCTGGCCAAAAACCAGAACCAGGAAATAAAGTTGGACACAGCCACACAGGTAGTGACAGCAATAGTGATGGATATGACAGTTATGATTTTGATGATAAGTCCATGCAAGGAGATGATCCCAATAGCAGTGACGAATCTAATGGCAATGATGATGCTAATTCAGAAAGTGACAATGACAGCAGTAGTCGAGGAGACGCTTCTTATAACTCTGATGAATCAAAAGATAATGGCAATGGCAGTCACTCAAAAGGAGAAGAAGATGATGACAGTGATAGCACATCAGACACTAACAATAGTGACAGTAATGGCAATGGTAACAATGGCAATGATGACAATGACAAATCTGATGGTGGCAAAGGTAAATCAGATAGCAGTGACAGCAGTGATAGTAGTGACAGTGACAGCAGTGATAGCAGCAATAGCAGTGATAGTAGTGACAGCAGTGACAGTGACAGCAGTGATAGTGACAGCAGTGATAGCAACAGTAGCAGTGATAGTAGTGACAGCAGTGACAGTGACAGCAGTGATAGCAACAGTAGCAGTGATAGTGACAGCAGTGACAGTGACAGCAGTGATAGCAACAGTAGCAGTGATAGTGACAGCAGTGATAGCAACAGTAGCAGTGATAGTAGTGACAGCAGTGACAGTGACAGCAGTGATAGCAACAGTAGCAGTGATAGTAGTGACAGCAGTGACAGTGACAGCAGTGATAGCAACAGTAGCAGTGATAGTAGTGACAGCAGTGACAGTGACAGCAGTGATAGCAACAGTAGCAGTGATAGTAGTGACAGCAGTGACAGTGACAGCAGTGATAGCAACAGTAGCAGTGATAGTAGTGACAGCAGTGATAGCAGTGACAGTAGTGATAGTAGTGACAGCAGTGACAGTGACAGCAGTGATAGCAGTGACAGTGACAGCAGTGATAGCAGTGACAGTGATAGTAGTGATAGCAGCAATAGCAGTGACAGTAGTGATAGCAATAGCAGTGACAGTAGTGACAGCAGTGATAGCAGCAACAGTAGTGATAGTAGTGACAGCAGCAACAGTGACAGTAGTGATAGTAGTGACAACAGTGACAGCAAGTCAGACAGCAACAAATCAGACAGCAGTGATAGTGACAGTAAGTCAGACAGCAGTGACAGCAACAGCAGTGACAGTAGTGACAACAGTGATAGCAGTGACAGCAGCAATAGCAGTGACAGCAGTGATAGTAGTGACAGCAGTGATAGTGAGAGCAGCAGTAGCAGTGACAGCAGCAACAGCAGTGATAGTAGTGACAGTAGTGACAGCAGCAATAGTAGTGACAGCAGCAACAGCAGTGACCATAGTGATAGTAGTGACAGCAGTGATAGTAGTGACAACAGCAATAGCAGTGACAGCAGTGATAGCAGTGACAGCAGCGATAGCAGTGACAGCAGTGATAGCAGTGACAGTAGTGACAGTAGCAATAGTAGTGACAGCAGCAATAGCAGTGACAGCAGTGATAGTAGTGACAGCAGTGATAGTAGTGACAGCAGCGATAGCAGTGACAGCAGTGATAGTAGTGATAGCAGCGATAGTAGCGACAGCAGCGATAGCAGTGACAGCAGCGATAGTAGTGACAGCAGCAATAGCAGTGACAGCAGTAATAGTAGTGACAGCAGCAATAGCAGTGACAGCAGCAACAGCAGTGATAGTGGTGACAGCAACGACAGCAGTAACAGCAGTGATAGTAGTGACAGCAGCAACAGCAGTGACAGCAGTGATAGCAGCAATAGCAGTGACAGCAGTGACAGCAGCGATAGTAGTGACAGCAGCGACAGCAGCGATAGCAGTGACAGCAGCGATAGCAGTGACAGCAGTGATAGCAGTGACAGCAGTGACAGCAGTGATAGTAGTGACAGCAGTGACAGCAGTGATAGTAGCGACAGCAGTGATAGCGATAGCAGTGATAGTGACAGCAGCGACAGCAGTGATAGCAGTGACAGCAGCAACAGCGACAGCAGTAATAGCAGTGACAGCAGCGAAAGCAGTGACAGCAGTGATAGCAGTGACAGCAGCGAAAGCAGTGACAGCAGTGATAGCAGTGACAGCAGTGAAAGCAGTGACAGCAGTGATAGTGACAGCAGCGACAGCAGTGATAGCAGTGACAGCAGTGACAGCAGTGATAGCAGTGACAGCAGCAATAGCAGTGACAGCAGTGATAGTGACAGCAGCGACAGCAGTGATAGCAGTGACAGCAGCAATAGCAGTGACAGCAGTGACAGCAGCGACAGCAGTGATAGCAGTGACAGCAGCAATAGCAGTGACAGCAGTGACAGCAGCGACAGCAGTGATAGCAGTGACAGCAGCAATAGCAGtgacagcagcaacagcagcgaCAGCAGTGATAGCAGTGACAGCACATCTGACAGCAGTGATGAGAGTGACAACCAGAGCAAGTCTGGTAATGGTAACAACAATGGAAGTGACAGTGACAGTGACAGTGAAGGCAGTGACAGTAACCACTCAACCAGTGATGATtag